CGTTCATTGGAAACGACGAGCTTGGCGAATTGTCAGGTTCTATTCAAAAGCTTGCGAACGATTTGGAACGTTTAAAAACGGAACGTAACGAGTTCTTAGCCTCGATTGCGCATGAATTAGGGACGCCATTGACGTACTTAATCGGCTACACGAAAGTGGCTATGAGACCGGGGGTGAATGAGAAGGATCGTAAACATTATCTTTCAATTATTGCGGAAGAGTCAGACCGCATGAAGGAACTCGTTAAAAACCTATTGGATTTAGCGAGAATGGATGAAAATACATTCACGGTTTCAAAGGAATATTTTAAGGTGCGTCCGTTCTTTGATGATATCTTCCAACTAGTTGGACCTTCTTTTAACATGAAGAAACTTGGATTGGAGTTAATTTGCGAAGAAGATATCGAAATCCATGCTGATCCACTGCGACTAGAGCAAATAATATTGAATTTACTTGATAATGCTTTGAAATATTCAACGGAGAAATCGATTGTAGAAGTAAAAGTTTCGAAGACCGGGGACATGTCAGTTATTTCTGTTACAGATTTCGGAATCGGAATCCCATCCGAAGAGATTGAGTTCATTTTTGAAAACCTTTACCGGGTGGAAAAATCGCGTTCGCGTACATCTGGAGGATCAG
This genomic window from Sporosarcina sp. Marseille-Q4063 contains:
- a CDS encoding HAMP domain-containing sensor histidine kinase: MATGSNHRDVLIEYYSDTTMKHIVLMEQDGEREVIITDNQSNIIQSSKENIGVLEKYIPTGTDINLNTDKILASDWEGLPYIISAHPYKVDSGQSGYILMFQSTRSIEQLVGKLNLYFGLAGVTSMVALLLIYATLSKFLTRPLIRMKEATEKLSEGNFNVSLPFIGNDELGELSGSIQKLANDLERLKTERNEFLASIAHELGTPLTYLIGYTKVAMRPGVNEKDRKHYLSIIAEESDRMKELVKNLLDLARMDENTFTVSKEYFKVRPFFDDIFQLVGPSFNMKKLGLELICEEDIEIHADPLRLEQIILNLLDNALKYSTEKSIVEVKVSKTGDMSVISVTDFGIGIPSEEIEFIFENLYRVEKSRSRTSGGSGIGLAIVKELVEAHDGTIEVESSLGRGSTFTIMI